From the genome of Fundulus heteroclitus isolate FHET01 chromosome 9, MU-UCD_Fhet_4.1, whole genome shotgun sequence, one region includes:
- the LOC105927850 gene encoding cytochrome b-c1 complex subunit 6, mitochondrial, producing MVFEEKRIMNGEPEDEEEEEEEEEDMVDPLESLRQKCEETEHCMHTRERLEMCETRVGSRSQTEEDCTEELFDFLHARDHCVSHKLFHSVK from the exons atGGTTTTCGAGGAGAAGAGGATCATGAACGGAGAACCCGAAGAT gaggaggaagaggaggaggaagaggaggatatGGTG GACCCTCTTGAATCCTTGCGCCAGAAGTGTGAGGAGACGGAGCACTGCATGCACACTCGGGAGCGTTTGGAGATGTGTGAGACCAGAGTTGGTTCTCGGTCTCAGACAGAGGAGGACTGCACCGAAGAATTGTTCGACTTCCTCCATGCTCGGGACCATTGC GTGTCTCACAAACTGTTCCATTCTGTCAAATGA